A window from Macaca nemestrina isolate mMacNem1 chromosome 8, mMacNem.hap1, whole genome shotgun sequence encodes these proteins:
- the LOC112423489 gene encoding cytochrome c oxidase subunit 7C, mitochondrial-like, which produces MLGHNIRRFTTSVVGRSHYEEGPGKNLPFSVENKWALLVKMCLYFRFAFAAPFLIVRHQLLKS; this is translated from the coding sequence ATGTTGGGCCACAACATCCGGAGGTTCACAACCTCTGTGGTCGGTAGGAGCCACTATGAGGAGGGCCCTGGGAAGAATTTGCCATTTTCAGTGGAAAACAAGTGGGCGTTACTAGTTAAGATGTGTTTGTACTTTAGATTTGCGTTTGCTGCACCCTTCCTTATAGTAAGACACCAACTGCTTAAATCATAA